One genomic window of Methanosarcina acetivorans C2A includes the following:
- a CDS encoding SET domain-containing protein, protein MSLISVKDAPGKGRGVFAQRNLKKGEVIETCPVIVLPPEEVNTLELTQLYNYYFAWGTDSRAAAIALGYGSLYNHSYTPNAEYQKDFINGLLKYVCIKDIRKDEEITINYNCDPEDKTPVWFDIASQN, encoded by the coding sequence ATGTCATTGATAAGTGTTAAAGACGCACCCGGAAAAGGTAGAGGCGTATTTGCACAGAGAAATTTGAAAAAAGGTGAAGTAATAGAAACCTGTCCCGTTATCGTTCTTCCACCCGAAGAAGTAAATACGCTTGAGCTTACCCAGCTTTATAATTACTATTTCGCATGGGGAACAGACTCAAGAGCAGCAGCAATTGCCCTTGGCTACGGATCTCTTTACAACCACTCATATACCCCTAACGCAGAATACCAGAAAGATTTCATTAACGGTCTTTTGAAATATGTTTGTATAAAAGACATCCGAAAAGATGAGGAAATCACCATAAACTATAACTGCGACCCTGAAGACAAAACCCCTGTCTGGTTTGATATTGCAAGCCAGAACTGA
- the thsA gene encoding thermosome subunit alpha: protein MDKGGQPIFIIDPNKEQTKGRDALSMNIAAAKAVATIVKSTLGPRGMDKMLVNPLGDITITNDGATILHDMDIEHPTAKMIVEVAQSLENSAGDGTTSAVVFTGALLEKAEALIEKGVHPAVVVKGYRLAAEKAVEMFENLAVSAGEEDRDLLVKTASTSITGKASEKYNRLVAELCVSAVLAIHEGGKADLKHIILTKDVGRRVEDTEFVEGVVIDKVALDKNSPLKIVNPNIALIDTPMETGKTANKAKLQISTVSEIENFVKQEDAALFEMADYIIRAGANAVFCSKGMDDKVAAYLQSRGIYATRRVKTDDMQHLADATGGRPVRNIKELTEKELGHAGLLEQDRDEDQGKTYLRDCKGAKSVSIVLRGGTEHVVDNLERAIDDALRVVKCVVEDGKVVAGGGASEMEVALSIRSYASSIGGREQTAITAFAEALEEIPRTIARNAGLDAIDSILNLRAKHAENKNAGLNIQTGAAEDMLEKGVVDPLRVKVNTIKAGSEAAAMVLRVDSMLRAQRADMQEVKPEHMASTYDGMSAPALNMRR from the coding sequence ATGGATAAAGGTGGCCAGCCAATCTTCATAATAGATCCGAATAAAGAACAAACAAAGGGAAGAGACGCACTCAGCATGAATATTGCAGCTGCAAAAGCAGTGGCAACCATAGTTAAGAGTACGCTTGGGCCCCGGGGTATGGACAAGATGCTTGTGAATCCTCTGGGAGATATCACCATCACAAATGATGGTGCCACTATCTTACATGACATGGACATCGAGCATCCTACAGCCAAGATGATTGTAGAAGTTGCCCAGTCTCTGGAAAATTCTGCCGGGGACGGGACAACAAGTGCGGTCGTGTTCACAGGTGCCCTGCTGGAAAAAGCCGAGGCTCTTATTGAAAAGGGAGTCCATCCTGCAGTTGTTGTCAAAGGGTACAGACTTGCAGCCGAGAAAGCTGTTGAGATGTTTGAGAACCTGGCAGTTTCCGCAGGCGAGGAAGACCGAGACCTGCTTGTAAAAACCGCAAGCACCTCTATCACTGGCAAGGCTTCTGAAAAATATAACCGTTTGGTCGCAGAGCTCTGCGTGAGTGCTGTGCTTGCGATTCACGAGGGAGGAAAAGCCGACCTTAAACACATCATCCTAACAAAAGATGTAGGCAGGCGTGTTGAGGACACGGAATTCGTGGAAGGAGTTGTAATCGATAAGGTTGCACTCGATAAGAATTCCCCTCTAAAAATTGTAAATCCCAATATCGCGCTTATTGATACTCCTATGGAAACCGGAAAGACCGCAAACAAGGCAAAGCTGCAAATCAGCACTGTAAGCGAGATTGAAAATTTCGTGAAGCAGGAGGATGCTGCCCTCTTTGAGATGGCGGATTACATTATCAGGGCAGGCGCAAATGCTGTCTTCTGCTCAAAAGGCATGGACGATAAGGTCGCAGCGTACCTCCAGAGCAGGGGAATCTACGCAACCCGCAGGGTGAAGACTGATGATATGCAGCACCTTGCTGACGCTACGGGAGGCAGACCTGTCCGGAATATCAAGGAACTTACGGAAAAAGAACTCGGGCATGCAGGGCTCCTTGAGCAGGACAGGGACGAAGACCAGGGCAAAACCTACCTCAGGGACTGCAAGGGTGCAAAGTCGGTCTCAATCGTGCTGCGCGGCGGGACCGAACATGTAGTGGACAACCTGGAACGTGCAATTGATGATGCCCTTAGAGTTGTGAAATGTGTGGTCGAAGACGGCAAAGTCGTTGCCGGAGGCGGGGCCTCGGAAATGGAAGTTGCACTCTCCATCCGTTCCTATGCTTCCAGCATAGGCGGGCGTGAACAGACGGCGATCACAGCTTTTGCCGAAGCTCTTGAAGAAATCCCAAGGACAATTGCAAGAAACGCAGGCCTGGATGCTATCGACTCCATCCTCAACCTCCGTGCAAAGCATGCAGAAAACAAAAACGCCGGCTTGAACATTCAGACCGGTGCTGCTGAAGATATGCTTGAAAAAGGCGTTGTTGACCCCCTCAGGGTAAAGGTCAACACTATCAAGGCAGGATCCGAAGCTGCAGCAATGGTGCTCCGTGTGGATAGTATGCTCCGTGCCCAGCGTGCCGATATGCAGGAAGTAAAGCCCGAACACATGGCAAGTACCTATGATGGCATGTCAGCCCCTGCCCTTAACATGCGCAGGTAA